A genomic window from Bdellovibrio sp. SKB1291214 includes:
- a CDS encoding MBL fold metallo-hydrolase, translated as MEEAVSENLFAGNAMSRRAQYMYGYGLKNGPTGNLGTGLGPIGSNGTIGLIPPNKLIRKTGEKMTIDGVEMVFQMAPGTEAPSEMMFYFPQLKALCLSEDATSTMHNLYTLRGAKVRSPLVWATALSTTLDMFGDRADVSFASHHWPRWGNAKVKEHITKQRDMYKFIKIKPSVWQTKVTMLKRLLKKSSYQIHWPKNFIIAATMEL; from the coding sequence ATGGAAGAGGCCGTGAGTGAAAATCTTTTCGCCGGAAATGCGATGAGCCGCCGCGCTCAATATATGTATGGCTACGGCTTAAAAAATGGACCCACTGGAAACCTTGGCACGGGTTTAGGCCCCATCGGCTCTAATGGAACTATTGGATTGATCCCTCCCAATAAGCTGATTAGAAAAACGGGAGAAAAAATGACCATTGATGGTGTGGAAATGGTTTTTCAAATGGCACCCGGCACGGAAGCGCCGTCTGAAATGATGTTCTATTTCCCTCAATTAAAAGCCCTCTGTTTATCAGAAGATGCCACTTCAACCATGCACAATCTTTATACATTACGGGGCGCAAAAGTTCGCAGTCCCCTTGTTTGGGCCACCGCTTTAAGTACAACCCTTGATATGTTTGGAGATAGAGCTGACGTGTCTTTTGCTTCCCATCACTGGCCACGTTGGGGAAATGCGAAAGTGAAAGAGCACATCACTAAGCAACGTGATATGTATAAATTCATCAAGATCAAACCCTCCGTTTGGCAAACAAAGGTTACAATGCTGAAGAGATTGCTGAAAAAATCCAGCTACCAGATTCATTGGCCAAAGAATTTTATAATCGCGGCTACTATGGAACTTTAA
- a CDS encoding alkyl sulfatase C-terminal domain-containing protein: MGFQSESGPWRDVYLSGAAELRGQTKKSGVPLVDPVTLPLALLIEYTGLRLDPAKANGITKRIGLNTTDTKEKYTLVLNNSVLSLQKPTQGEKLDATYSLKSREIGEILGTGKNAGSFKGLGEIAGMLDHFDPAFSLVTPVEETKDRDDRMASAED; this comes from the coding sequence ATGGGATTCCAAAGTGAGAGCGGTCCTTGGCGCGATGTCTATTTGAGCGGTGCTGCAGAACTTCGCGGTCAGACTAAAAAATCAGGAGTTCCCCTGGTTGATCCCGTTACTTTACCACTGGCGTTGTTGATTGAATACACGGGTCTGCGATTAGATCCTGCAAAAGCGAATGGGATAACGAAGCGTATTGGGCTCAACACAACAGACACGAAAGAAAAATATACTTTGGTTTTAAACAACTCCGTTCTTAGCCTTCAAAAGCCCACTCAGGGAGAAAAGCTAGATGCCACTTATTCCCTCAAATCCCGCGAAATTGGCGAGATTTTGGGAACTGGAAAAAATGCAGGAAGTTTTAAAGGCTTGGGAGAAATCGCGGGAATGCTTGATCATTTTGATCCAGCATTTAGTTTAGTCACTCCGGTTGAAGAAACGAAGGACCGTGATGACCGCATGGCGAGTGCCGAAGACTAA
- a CDS encoding TonB-dependent siderophore receptor, producing MKTVHCSHSGIAGVVLFLVLTGSIAGAQTPDSTTSLEAIQVQAESDSNASVLGFESFALEDVPVSSSSYDHKTLEKNQILRLADLTTLDSSLTDSYNATGYWDMISIRGYTLDNRNSFRREGLPINAETSIPLENKDSIQVLKGLSGIQSGVSAPGGVVHYLVKRPTGKSLLNTRMDINDSGGARVTADAGGTFNENDHVSYRVNAGYEYLSPHLQDAFGHRSMIAAAFDVRLETQGLLQWEIELSKRSQPSQPGMSLLGSKLPEVQNPNLNLNNQTWSQPVNFTAATTTLRYSQPLSEKLNSSFTLGLQSLENNDHLAYPFGCTKDGNYDRYCSDGTFDFYDYRSENEKRDTVAARASLDGQFQTGFVNHSWNVGVMGWKSRERYQKQAYNYVGEGKIDGTATVPSNTTLNDESTDRDADNLQIFTSDAIKWYQATAWFGLSWNGIGRSSVRTDGSRATEYYQSFVLPWAALSYQFESWMAYVSYAEGAESFVTPNRNTYSNPGQFLSDVKSDQYEVGFRGGRGTAWSLALFEIRRPVVTDQAPLYSVDGSDIHRGVEAELSHTIQRWNWNIAGMLLETRREGSMQTPGLNGKRAINIPNSTLRIGAEYLTPWASALSLKARASYEGERAVLADNSMIIPGWVCWDAGAGYKTKWNSIPLKTELLVENVLDKKYWRESPTQYGHVYLYPGADRTFLLSLQAEI from the coding sequence ATGAAAACAGTCCACTGTTCGCACTCTGGCATTGCTGGAGTCGTCTTATTTTTAGTCCTTACGGGCTCGATCGCTGGTGCACAAACACCAGATTCAACAACATCTTTAGAGGCAATTCAGGTTCAGGCAGAATCCGACTCGAATGCATCGGTCCTGGGATTCGAAAGTTTTGCGCTGGAGGACGTTCCCGTTTCATCCAGTTCTTACGACCATAAGACCTTGGAGAAAAATCAGATTTTACGTCTGGCAGATTTAACGACACTCGACTCTTCTCTGACGGATAGTTACAATGCCACGGGCTACTGGGATATGATTTCCATTCGTGGTTATACTTTAGATAATCGAAATAGTTTTCGCCGGGAAGGCCTTCCGATCAATGCAGAAACTTCGATACCCCTTGAAAATAAAGACAGTATTCAGGTCTTAAAGGGCCTATCAGGAATTCAATCCGGGGTGAGTGCTCCAGGGGGCGTGGTTCATTATCTGGTGAAAAGACCCACAGGAAAATCGTTATTAAACACCCGCATGGACATCAATGACTCTGGGGGAGCTAGGGTCACAGCTGATGCTGGAGGAACTTTTAATGAAAATGATCATGTCAGTTATCGCGTGAATGCAGGTTACGAATATCTTTCACCTCATCTGCAAGATGCTTTCGGACATCGCTCGATGATCGCAGCAGCTTTCGATGTGCGTCTCGAAACTCAGGGGCTTTTGCAGTGGGAAATTGAGCTTTCAAAACGCTCTCAACCCAGTCAACCGGGAATGAGTTTGTTAGGATCGAAGTTACCTGAAGTGCAAAATCCAAATCTGAATTTGAACAATCAAACTTGGTCGCAGCCGGTGAATTTTACGGCGGCAACGACGACTTTGCGTTACAGCCAGCCCCTCAGTGAAAAACTCAACAGCTCCTTCACACTGGGCCTGCAGTCCTTGGAGAATAATGATCATTTGGCTTATCCATTTGGGTGTACCAAGGATGGGAATTACGATCGTTATTGTTCAGATGGCACATTTGATTTTTATGATTATCGCAGTGAAAACGAAAAGCGTGATACTGTGGCGGCACGAGCTTCTTTGGATGGGCAGTTTCAAACTGGATTCGTGAATCATAGTTGGAACGTGGGTGTTATGGGCTGGAAAAGCCGCGAACGCTATCAAAAGCAAGCTTATAACTATGTGGGAGAGGGTAAGATCGACGGCACGGCCACTGTTCCAAGCAATACCACCTTAAATGATGAGAGCACAGATCGTGATGCCGACAATCTGCAGATATTTACCTCCGATGCGATAAAGTGGTACCAAGCAACAGCGTGGTTTGGTCTTAGTTGGAATGGCATCGGCCGCAGCAGTGTGCGCACAGATGGGAGTCGTGCAACAGAATATTATCAAAGTTTCGTGCTCCCGTGGGCGGCCTTGTCTTATCAGTTTGAAAGTTGGATGGCTTATGTCAGCTATGCTGAAGGCGCGGAATCATTTGTCACTCCGAATCGGAATACATACAGCAATCCCGGCCAGTTTTTATCGGACGTCAAATCAGATCAATATGAAGTGGGTTTCCGTGGTGGACGGGGAACCGCTTGGAGTTTAGCACTGTTTGAGATTCGTCGTCCCGTGGTGACGGATCAAGCACCGCTCTACAGCGTGGATGGTAGCGATATCCATCGTGGTGTAGAGGCAGAACTGAGTCACACCATTCAACGTTGGAACTGGAATATAGCGGGGATGCTTCTTGAAACACGCCGCGAAGGCAGTATGCAAACTCCAGGTCTCAATGGCAAAAGAGCCATAAATATTCCAAACAGCACTTTGCGTATCGGTGCAGAATATTTAACTCCATGGGCGAGTGCACTTTCTCTGAAGGCTCGCGCAAGCTATGAGGGGGAGCGGGCCGTGCTGGCAGACAATTCGATGATCATTCCAGGTTGGGTTTGTTGGGATGCGGGTGCTGGTTATAAAACGAAATGGAATTCGATTCCACTTAAGACAGAGCTTTTAGTCGAGAATGTCTTAGATAAAAAATATTGGAGAGAATCTCCAACTCAGTACGGTCATGTCTATCTGTATCCGGGCGCTGACAGAACATTTCTTTTAAGTCTTCAAGCGGAGATATAA
- a CDS encoding trans-sulfuration enzyme family protein, which translates to MTKKSARRKLSPRTQAIHGEMLSESWEFSHHLIPPMTASTTFRLGSLTRGAEGFSSFAGPHQKDKPIWIYDRLEEPTTKMLEDQLAILEKGESAVTFGSGMGAISSTIMSLVKSGQKIVAHKTLYGCTYSLITNWLPRLGVENSLIDVNDFKTLEKELKDPKTRVVYFESVSNPILEIADLEKITEMVKTANKKRKSDNRIYTVVDNTFATPWSLRPLEWGIDFVIQSLTKNISGFGTEMGGAVIAPKAFEGQLRVARKDFGAIIHPYSAWHILVYGISTQAIRFEQQQTTALKVAQFLEKHPKVASVTYPGLKSHPQHKLARKYLVSPENKFAPGTMISFQLKGDMKRCQKFVDDIAQNSYSITLAVSLGLTKTLIEVPGFMTHSAIPEDKRVESNIDPRAIRLSIGLENVKDIIGDLEDALKRI; encoded by the coding sequence GTGACTAAAAAGTCCGCTCGCAGAAAATTATCGCCACGTACGCAAGCCATTCACGGTGAAATGCTTTCCGAATCTTGGGAGTTTTCACATCACTTGATTCCTCCGATGACGGCTTCGACAACCTTCCGTCTGGGGTCGCTGACTCGCGGAGCAGAGGGTTTTAGCAGCTTTGCCGGCCCCCATCAGAAAGACAAACCGATCTGGATCTATGATCGTTTGGAAGAGCCAACGACAAAAATGCTTGAAGATCAATTAGCGATTCTAGAAAAAGGCGAAAGCGCCGTCACCTTTGGCAGCGGGATGGGAGCGATTTCTTCGACAATCATGTCTTTGGTTAAGAGCGGTCAAAAAATTGTCGCCCATAAAACTCTTTACGGTTGCACTTACAGTTTGATCACGAATTGGTTGCCGCGTTTGGGAGTGGAAAATTCCTTGATCGATGTGAATGACTTTAAGACTTTAGAAAAAGAACTTAAAGATCCAAAAACCCGCGTTGTCTATTTCGAATCAGTTTCAAATCCTATTCTTGAGATTGCCGATCTGGAAAAGATCACCGAGATGGTAAAAACGGCCAACAAGAAACGTAAATCAGACAATCGCATCTATACAGTTGTCGATAATACTTTCGCAACACCTTGGTCTTTGCGTCCCTTAGAGTGGGGAATTGATTTCGTGATTCAAAGTTTGACGAAAAATATTTCAGGCTTTGGAACTGAAATGGGGGGCGCTGTTATCGCACCGAAAGCTTTTGAGGGACAATTGCGCGTCGCTCGTAAAGACTTTGGTGCCATCATTCATCCGTATTCGGCTTGGCATATTTTGGTTTACGGTATTTCCACTCAGGCCATTCGTTTCGAACAACAGCAGACAACTGCTTTGAAAGTCGCTCAGTTCTTAGAAAAACATCCCAAAGTCGCAAGTGTCACTTATCCAGGATTGAAGTCTCATCCGCAGCATAAATTGGCTCGCAAGTACTTAGTTTCTCCAGAAAACAAGTTTGCACCGGGGACCATGATTTCCTTTCAACTCAAAGGCGATATGAAACGCTGTCAGAAATTTGTCGATGATATTGCACAGAATTCTTACTCAATCACTTTGGCGGTTTCTTTGGGGCTTACAAAAACATTGATTGAAGTTCCGGGGTTTATGACTCATTCAGCGATTCCAGAGGACAAGCGTGTTGAAAGTAATATCGATCCGCGCGCGATTCGTCTAAGTATCGGCCTTGAAAATGTAAAAGACATTATCGGAGATCTTGAAGACGCTTTGAAACGCATCTAA
- a CDS encoding NAD-dependent malic enzyme: MDTDNSNKRPVYIPYSGTFLLDISLLNKGSAFTDEERSNLNLHGLLPEHVETIEEQAARAYSQFSNIKNNLDRHVFLRHLQDTNETLFYHLVVRHITEMLPVIYTPVVGEACEHFSEIYRAHRGLFISYPHRDRIDEMLRNVTKQKVKVIVVTDGERILGLGDQGIGGMGIPIGKLSLYTACGGVSPAYTLPVVLDVGTNNQTLINDPLYMGWKHPRISGDEYYQFVDAFIEAVKRRWPDVLLQFEDFAQKNASPLLKRYRDEICCFNDDIQGTAAVVVGSLIAASRAAGGQLRDQTVVFLGAGSAGCGIAEQIVARMKQEGLSDSEARSRVFMIDRYGLLTDKMPNLLDFQSPLTQPTDRIQSWGLPEGEISLLETVRHAKPTVLIGASAQPGLFTEEIIRLMHSHCARPIVMPLSNPTSRVEALPEDIIRWTEGAALVATGSPFAPVAFNEKIYPIAQCNNSYIFPGVGLGVIASGARRVTDAMMMAASEALADCSPMAVSGDGVLLPELKDISSVSVEIAFRVGKVAQAEGVAIVTSEEDLLTAIHNNFWKPEYRTYRHRAAT; the protein is encoded by the coding sequence ATGGACACAGATAATTCCAATAAGCGCCCGGTTTATATTCCTTATTCAGGAACGTTTCTTTTAGATATCTCTTTGTTGAATAAGGGGAGTGCTTTCACCGATGAAGAGCGATCGAATCTGAATCTTCATGGACTTTTACCAGAACACGTCGAAACGATCGAAGAGCAAGCTGCTCGTGCTTACAGTCAATTTAGCAACATCAAAAATAACTTAGATCGCCATGTTTTTCTTCGCCATCTTCAGGATACGAACGAAACGCTGTTTTACCATTTGGTAGTCCGACACATTACTGAAATGCTTCCGGTTATTTACACTCCCGTTGTCGGCGAAGCGTGCGAGCATTTTTCTGAAATTTATCGTGCCCACCGTGGTCTCTTTATTTCCTACCCTCATCGTGATCGTATTGATGAAATGCTTCGTAACGTAACAAAGCAAAAAGTAAAAGTGATCGTGGTCACTGACGGCGAGCGTATACTTGGCTTGGGTGACCAGGGCATCGGAGGGATGGGAATTCCAATCGGTAAACTTTCCCTTTATACGGCTTGTGGGGGAGTGAGCCCTGCTTACACATTGCCGGTGGTTTTGGATGTTGGAACCAACAATCAAACATTGATCAACGATCCTTTATATATGGGATGGAAGCATCCGCGTATTTCTGGCGATGAATATTATCAGTTTGTGGATGCTTTTATCGAGGCCGTCAAACGTCGTTGGCCTGACGTGCTTTTGCAGTTCGAAGATTTTGCGCAAAAAAATGCTTCACCTTTGTTGAAACGTTATCGCGATGAAATTTGCTGCTTTAATGATGATATTCAAGGCACAGCAGCCGTTGTTGTGGGAAGTCTTATCGCTGCCAGCCGCGCGGCCGGTGGTCAATTGCGTGACCAGACGGTTGTCTTTTTAGGAGCCGGTTCAGCAGGTTGTGGAATCGCCGAACAAATCGTGGCTCGTATGAAGCAAGAAGGCTTGTCAGACTCGGAAGCTCGAAGTCGCGTGTTCATGATTGATCGGTACGGTTTACTAACTGACAAAATGCCCAATCTTTTGGACTTTCAATCTCCTTTGACTCAACCGACAGATCGTATCCAATCCTGGGGTTTGCCAGAGGGCGAGATCTCCTTGCTTGAAACAGTCCGCCATGCAAAGCCGACGGTTTTGATTGGTGCTTCGGCGCAGCCGGGACTTTTCACAGAAGAGATCATTCGTTTGATGCACAGTCATTGTGCACGTCCCATCGTAATGCCTCTTTCAAATCCGACGTCCCGAGTGGAAGCCCTTCCCGAAGACATTATCCGTTGGACTGAAGGTGCGGCGCTGGTTGCTACGGGCAGCCCTTTTGCACCGGTGGCATTTAATGAGAAAATCTATCCGATCGCTCAGTGTAACAACTCGTACATCTTCCCAGGTGTGGGACTTGGCGTAATTGCCTCCGGGGCCCGTAGAGTCACTGACGCCATGATGATGGCAGCCAGCGAAGCCTTGGCAGATTGTTCACCGATGGCCGTATCAGGCGACGGAGTGCTCCTTCCAGAACTTAAGGACATTTCGTCAGTCTCTGTCGAGATTGCTTTTAGAGTTGGCAAAGTGGCCCAAGCGGAAGGCGTAGCCATCGTCACTTCCGAAGAGGATTTGCTCACTGCAATCCACAACAACTTTTGGAAACCTGAGTACCGAACTTATCGACATCGAGCAGCGACTTAA
- a CDS encoding substrate-binding periplasmic protein produces MIFSRSIVLVLALLTSLVSKAETITLNGEDDWAPYSSASKDYKEVVGLAPDIVRAAFKSQGIDVIIRPMPFTRCMNEVDKGTSLGCFDTLINKDTKDKYIFHPTALFQADMLIYGRIDEKTGLKLEDLEGKTVGTTLGYTYPSVFLNNKKILTENGPTETSQLQKVAAGRVRYAILWGLTAESIFNKHPELKKKVKLVGRISRDNLYVNFSKTHKDGAKYAAIFEKGLQTIISNGTYLKIEDEFRKKHPDAEHPRKGARL; encoded by the coding sequence ATGATCTTTTCGCGTTCAATTGTACTAGTTCTGGCATTGCTTACCTCACTTGTTTCCAAGGCGGAAACCATCACGCTTAATGGAGAAGACGACTGGGCGCCGTATTCTTCAGCATCTAAAGACTATAAAGAAGTTGTGGGCCTCGCTCCCGACATCGTACGTGCGGCTTTTAAGTCACAAGGTATAGATGTTATTATTCGCCCGATGCCATTTACTCGTTGTATGAACGAGGTGGACAAAGGCACATCCCTCGGCTGCTTTGACACTCTGATCAATAAAGACACAAAAGATAAGTATATCTTCCACCCTACGGCTTTGTTTCAGGCCGATATGTTGATCTATGGTCGCATTGATGAAAAGACCGGTTTAAAGCTTGAAGACCTTGAAGGCAAAACAGTCGGAACAACTTTGGGCTATACCTACCCGTCCGTTTTTCTAAATAATAAAAAAATTCTAACGGAAAATGGTCCCACAGAAACGTCACAGCTTCAAAAAGTAGCTGCCGGCCGTGTTCGTTACGCGATTTTGTGGGGACTGACGGCAGAGAGTATTTTTAATAAGCATCCTGAGCTTAAAAAGAAGGTCAAATTGGTTGGCCGTATTTCACGCGATAATCTGTACGTGAACTTCTCCAAAACGCACAAAGATGGCGCGAAATACGCAGCCATCTTTGAAAAGGGACTTCAAACTATCATTTCAAACGGGACGTACCTTAAAATCGAGGACGAATTCCGTAAGAAACATCCCGATGCAGAGCACCCTCGCAAGGGCGCTCGCCTTTAA
- a CDS encoding DUF3750 domain-containing protein, translating to MKMKSALIMGVLFFKSLLVEANDWRTADRSSIGIAPTPQEDPRAIVQIYSARTYGFKGNLAVHSWIAYKEKHGAEWNVYEVIGYYADRGFPVIRQTHRQPDQRWFGNEPSLHMDVRGEAAEKMIPDLIKAIESYPYPHSYRIYPGPNSNTFVSYVMRNTPGIYTDLPPHAIGKDWIGKGQPVGITESGTGVQFSLFGLLGASIGLAEGIELNLLGMSFGIDFARPALKLPFVGRLGMSDKPVFNTTEPSAPLSSHSPPASNN from the coding sequence ATGAAAATGAAATCCGCATTAATCATGGGCGTCCTATTTTTTAAATCATTGCTGGTGGAAGCGAACGATTGGAGAACTGCAGATCGCAGCTCCATTGGTATTGCTCCCACGCCTCAAGAGGACCCGCGGGCGATTGTGCAAATTTATTCTGCGCGAACCTATGGTTTTAAGGGCAACTTGGCTGTTCACTCGTGGATCGCCTATAAGGAAAAACACGGCGCCGAATGGAATGTCTATGAAGTGATTGGCTATTATGCGGATCGGGGCTTTCCGGTTATTCGCCAAACTCACCGCCAACCTGATCAACGCTGGTTTGGCAACGAGCCTTCTTTACACATGGATGTTCGCGGTGAAGCGGCGGAAAAAATGATACCTGATTTGATTAAGGCCATCGAAAGTTATCCTTATCCCCACTCCTACAGAATTTATCCAGGCCCGAACAGCAATACTTTCGTATCTTATGTGATGAGAAACACACCTGGAATCTATACGGACTTACCACCTCATGCGATCGGTAAAGATTGGATTGGCAAAGGCCAACCAGTGGGCATCACTGAATCAGGTACTGGCGTTCAATTTTCGCTGTTTGGATTATTAGGGGCAAGTATTGGGCTGGCAGAAGGCATCGAGCTTAATTTATTGGGTATGAGTTTCGGAATTGATTTCGCCCGACCGGCGCTAAAGCTGCCATTTGTCGGGCGCTTAGGAATGTCTGATAAACCTGTATTTAATACGACGGAGCCGTCAGCACCCTTGTCGTCACACTCGCCGCCGGCGTCGAATAATTAA